The Loxodonta africana isolate mLoxAfr1 chromosome 12, mLoxAfr1.hap2, whole genome shotgun sequence genome segment TTAAGAAAGAGAAACTCGACCTACCAACACCTGTGAGCAAGTGGCAGGGCCAGGAAAAGACCAGCTGCCTGCTGGAAGGGTAGGCTCTGATGTGGGCAGGCTGAACTTGAGCCACTAACCCAGGTGAGATTTGCTCTTGGAAAGCAAACCTTGGGGAATAGATGAAACGACAAGCTACAcagtgggcaaaagacttgaacagatagTTCAGCAAAGAGGATATGCAGATGGGAAATACGcatgtgaaaagatgttcaacatgactaatcattagggaaatgaaaattaaacccATGACAGCTATTTCACAGCTGAtaaaattgctaaaaaaaaaaaaaaaagaaggctggCAAAATTGCAGTCAGCTCAGGCTTTCcttcattgctggtgagaatgcaaaatggcacagccacccTGGAAAACGGTTTGTTAGTTTCTGATAAAGTTAAGCATACACCtacaatatgacccagcaaccTACTCCTAGATATGGTATTACCCTagagaagtgaaaacatatgttcacataAAGACCTCTGCacgatgttcatagcagctttatttgtaatagctccaaactggaaacaaaccAAACATCCTTCCATAGGAGAGTGGGTACACAAGTATGGTATAGACATACTATGGGATGCTAcagagcaataaaaagaaatgaactactgatacacgCAACAACTTGGATAACTCTCAAAGGCATGATGCTATTTAAAAGAAGCCAATCGTAAAAGATTACATACtgtatgtcatagattgaattgtgtccccccaaaaatctgtcaacttggctaggtcatgattcccttgcatgattgcatgattgtctaccattttatcttctgatgtgatttccctatatgttgtaaatcctctcaCTATgaagtaataagatggattagcagtaattatactgatgaggtctacaagattaggtagtgttttaagccaatctcttttaagatataaaagagagaagcgagcagagatgtgggaacctcataccacctagaaagcagtgccaggagcagagtgcatccgtTGGACCTGACGTTCCTGtgatgagatgctcccagaccaaaggaagactaaTGCATCACagagaccttcctccaaagccgacagagagagaaagccttctcctggagctggtgcctggaattcagatttctagcctattGCTCTGGGAAAAAATAAAccttttgttgaagccatccacttgcagtatttatgttatagcagcactagatgactaagacagtgtgtgATTCTACCTATATGGCATTCTTGAAAAACAAGATACAATTTTAGTGAAAGAGAAGAGATCAGTGCTTAGCagaggtgtggggtggggggatgaGACTGCAAAGGGGCGTCAAGTGAGAGTGTTGGGGTGCTGGTGCTGTTGGGTATCCTTATtggggtggtggttacacaaatcTATACCTGTATTAAATTCATAGAACAGtacacttttttaatttttttttataatttttattgtgctttaagtgaaagtttacaaaccaagtcagtctctcacataaaaacttatagacaccttgctacatactcccaattactctccccctaatgagacagcctgctctctccctccactctcttttttttgtgtccatttcgccagcttctaaccccctctatcctctcatctatcctccaggcaggagatgccaacacagtctcaagtgttcacctgatccaagaagctcactcctcaccagcgtccctctccaacccattgtcagtccaatccgtgtctgaagagttggcttcaggaatggttcctgtcctggggcaaaagaaggtctaggggccatgatcactggggtccttccactctcagatcattaagtctggtctttttatgagaatttggggtctgcatcccattgctctcctgctccctcaggggttccctgttgtgttccctgtcagggcagccatccggttgtagctgggcaccatctagttcttctggtctcagggtgatgtagtctctggttcatctggccatttctgtctcttgggctcataattaccttgtgtccttggtgttcttcattctcctttgatccagggggggttcaagcaattgatgcatcttagatggccgcttgctagcatttaagaccccagatgccactcttcaaagtgggatgcagaatggtttcttaatagattttattatgccaattgacttagatgtcccccgaaatcatggtccccaaacccctgccctgctacgctggccttcgaagcattcagtttattcaggaaacttctttgcttttggtttagtccaattgtgctgacttctcctgtattgtgcgttgtctttcccttcacctaaagtagttcttatctaccatctaattagtgaatactcctctcccaccctccctccctccctcctcttgtaaccacaaaatgttttcttctcagtttaaactgtttctcaagttcttacaatagtggccttatacgatatttgtccttttgcaactgactaatttcactcaacataataccttccaggttcctccatgttacgaaatgtttcacagattcctcactgtagAACAGTACACTTTAAAAAGTCAATTTATTGTATATCGAAAATAAAACTGAAGGAAATGTTTGCCTCGATATTATACGATCTCACCTACATGAAATACCGAGAATTGGCTATTATATAGACATCAAAGTTTataagtggttaccaggggtgggagcagagggggcactgagtttctgttatggGTCGTGGAAAAATTTGGATaatggtggtggttgcacaaattaatgaacatagttaatgtcactgaattgtaagtgtaaaaaatgttgaaatgacaaatgttttgttatatatatttgtaccacaatttttaaaaaagggatcaacatagtcaaaaaaaaagaaacgtttGTCTCATTATCTTCCAATGACTGTTGTAGAGTACACTACTGATTCCCTAAGAGTGCACAATATTGCATGGACTCTAGTTCATGGACCTGCCACCTGGTCCAGCTAGTCAGGGGAGCACACCTTTCCTCAATGCTGGGTTCTCAGAATTATtgatttcctgaaaaaaaaaaacaagaatgtaGAGCTAGAGGAGGAGGGGCTGCCATGGGGCTGGCTGGGGCTGGCCCAGGAGTTCAAAGGGAGCCCACTGAGGAGTCCAATGAGCCCAGTGAGGGAAGCAGGTAGGGCACGTTCCAGCCAAGGGGGTGAATGTTGGGCCCTGCTCCAAGCATTCCCCCCATTTTGCAATTCCAGAATGGATAAGGAGTCAGGCTGCAGATGCAAGGGTGACCTTCTGGGTGTCTAGGCCCCTATCTCACTCCACTTGTGGTCAAGCTGTGGCCAACGCCCCCTGGAAGGGGAGTGAGGGTGGCAGGAACGATAGCCCCTAACTTCACCAATCCCACCAGGCCTGACTGCCCATTATCACAAGATCTGATAAGAGACCTCAACTCCAAagccccctcccctctcccaggGTCTTGGCTAGGCCCTCAGCTCCATAAAACAGGCCCTGGAGGCTAAGCACCACCGAGGCCAGTCCTGAGCTCCACCAGCTCCTGCCACTGCCATGTCTCTGACCAAGGCCGAGAGGACCATCATCGTGTCCATGTGGAACAAGGTGTCCACACAGGCTGACAGTATTGGCACCGAAGCCCTGGAGAGGTAAGCACGCAACAGGACATGAAACGGGGCTGGGAAAGGGCAGTAGTGAGGAGGGGTCAGTGAGGAGGGGTTACTGTGGAAAGGTGAGTGAGGAAGATCAGTGAGGAGGGGTGAGTGAGGGGGTCAGTGAGAAGGGGTCAGTGAGGGGATCAGTGGGGAGGGATCAGTGAGGAAAAGACAGTAAGGAAGCGGTCAGTGAGGAGGGGTGAGTGAGGGGGATCACTGAGGGGGGTCAGTGAGGAGGGCCAGTGATGAGGGATGAGTGAGGGAGGTGAGTGAGGGAGGTCAATGAGGAGGGGTCAGTGAGGGGGGTCAGCAAGAAGGGGTGAGTGAGAAGGGGTCAGTGTCAAGGCGTCAGTGAGGAGGGGTCAGTGAGGGGCAAGAGTGAGAAGGGTTAGTGAGGGGGGTCAGTGAGGAAGAGTTACTGAGGAAGGGTCAGTGGGGGGGGTGAGTAAGGTGGGTCAGTGAGGGGATCAGTGAGGTCAGTGAGGAGGGTCAGTGTGGAGGATGTGAGTGAAGGTGAGTGGTGGGAAGGAGAGGGCATGGGGTCAGTGAGTAGGGGTAGGTAGGTGAGGATGGATGATAAAGGCATGGACTGAGTCAGTGCCCAGCGTTGCCCAGCACTGGGTATCCACAaacatctgttgaatgaatgaacgatgAGGCAGTGTCATACTGGAACCTGGACAACAGAAAAAATCAGCAATACCGACTCTGTTCGTATTTAGAATTTTAAAGTTTTGTTCATCACGggctttttgtatttttatttttttaacattgcattaaatataatttatctTGACTACTTGGTTTTGGGCGCCCCTTACGCTTTGGCCCGAGAGTCTTGCTCACGCCCCTGCCCCACCAGGCTCTTCGCCAGCTACCCCCAGACCAAGACTTACTTCCCGCACTTCGACCTGCACCCTGGCTCGGCGCAGCTGCGCGCGCACGGCTCCAAGGTGGTGGCCGCTGTGGGTGACGCGGTCAAGAGCATCGACAATATCTCGGGCGCGCTGTCCAAGCTGAGCGAGCTGCACGCCTACATCCTGCGCGTGGACCCGGTCAACTTCAAGGTGGGCGCGGCGGAGCGGGCCGGGGTGGGCGGGgagaggggcggggcggggtctcGGCCAGAGTGGCCCAAGCTAGGCCCTGAGCCGTCTCCGCCCCCAGCTCCTGTCACACTGTCTGCTGGTGACCTTGGGCACGCGCTTCCCCGCTGACTTCACGGCCGAGGCCCACGCCGCCTGGGACAAATTCCTGTCCGTTGTGTCTTCCGTCCTGACCGAGAAGTACCGCTGAGCGCTGTCCCCAGTCCCCCGAAGACAGGCTGAGGCCCTTCCCGGCCCCAGGCCTCAGGCCCCTCATGTCCCGCAGGAAGCGCCAATAAACAAATCAACTTCCACCTGGTCTATGTGGTCACTAGGCCGCTGTAAGGAGAGCATTGCCTTGAGGTCACTGGGTGGGCTGTAGGGATCTTTCGCATTGATCCCAGGATCTCTCGGAGGTCGGAAGGTCTGGGCCTGGGGTATGGGTTACTTGGACCAGGTGGGATACCATAGTGGCTTCTCTGCCCTTTCTCCTCGGAGGGCAGCGCTGGGCCCCACTCAGCCCCTCAGAAATAGCCCTACCTGGGTCACATAAGTGTTCCTTCTTCTCGGAATTTATACTATTTCCTGGCTATGCATGATCTGATCCCATTCAACCCCTAATGGAACAAAGAGGGGAGTGATAGATGTATTCATTCCTAGACTAAACAAACACTTATTGAACCCAAAACAGGGTCCAAGCACCACCGCTATGCATACAGCAGCTAAAATAAGCAAAGCTTCCTGACACCCAGGGAGCCCACAATTAGTGGGAAGACTGGCAGGATATCGGAGttcacagaaataaagaaaatgttccttcAGGGTAAGAAAGAAACTTGACCTCACTCATAATAGGAGAAACGCACGTTAACAGCACACTAAAAACCCACCAGGGCCAATTTCTCACCTACCGGATGGGCAAAAATTCAGGAGTCTGACCATATCTGTTGCAGCTGAGAAAGAGACCTCTCCTATATATGGGAGGTAGGGCAGGACACATTGTTGAGGGGACAGGACACAGATGCAAAATGACTTGGGGCTCCTTTATTTGCAAGACATTGGaaaactcaagtgtccatcacaGGTGACTGAcgaaataaaccaaaaatatc includes the following:
- the HBZ gene encoding hemoglobin subunit zeta — protein: MSLTKAERTIIVSMWNKVSTQADSIGTEALERLFASYPQTKTYFPHFDLHPGSAQLRAHGSKVVAAVGDAVKSIDNISGALSKLSELHAYILRVDPVNFKLLSHCLLVTLGTRFPADFTAEAHAAWDKFLSVVSSVLTEKYR